The sequence TTCAGCAGCTATTTCATAAAGTGACACGATAATATCTTCATAACTACTGTTTTTATCTATATCTAATAATTCTATAAGTCTTGGTATAATATGCTCAAACAACTTCCTCCTATACGGTATCTTTTCATGTATCCCTAATATTTCTCCTATTTTATTAACTGTAGCTTCACTTAAATTTAGTAGATGCTCTTTAAAATAATCTTTTTCTTGTTCTAAGTTTATATAATATTTTATTCCTTTAAGACCCTGTAATACCTTTAATGTATCAAAATAACCTAGCTTTATATTTCTTCTAGCTCTGTTACCAGAAAAATCTAATACCCTGCCTAAATCTTCTATTGGCTTTATATTAATAATATTTAATCCATCTTCATTTACCTTTGGAATTCTGCCCATACTATTTAACCTTACCATAATTAAATCTTTATATCCTTTAGATATTAATAAATTAGCAGGAAGATTATTATAAAAACCACCATCTAAAAAGAATTTACCATCTAACTTTTCTCGTTTAAACACTGGTAAACTTGAACTTGCTATCAAATAATTAATCAATTTCCCCTTTGGAATATCTTCAATATATAATTCCATTGGCTTCATATCTGTAAGAGATATTGTAACTATTCCAAAATCTTTATTGGATTGCCTAATTATATCCTCATTTATGTTTACCTTTAAAAGCTCTTTTAGTGGACTTATATCTATACCTTTATCACCAATAAAAACTTTAAGATGCTTGAGTAAATAACGTATATCTTCGGATTTTATATCTAAATTTTTAAACTTATCTACTAACTCATCATCTATTTTTATTACTTTAGAGGGAGTAATTTCACTCCATAGCTCATATGCTTTATCAAAGTCATCTTGAATTATCATGGCTCCATTTAATGCTCCTACAGACGTTCCAACTACTCCTTTTATCTCTATTCCTAACTCTCTTAATGCTTTCCATACCCCTATTTGATATGCTCCTTTTGCTCCTCCACCTTCTAAAACTAAACCATACATATTCATTCCTCCTAGGGCATAATCTTAACTACAT comes from Caldisalinibacter kiritimatiensis and encodes:
- a CDS encoding patatin-like phospholipase family protein gives rise to the protein MYGLVLEGGGAKGAYQIGVWKALRELGIEIKGVVGTSVGALNGAMIIQDDFDKAYELWSEITPSKVIKIDDELVDKFKNLDIKSEDIRYLLKHLKVFIGDKGIDISPLKELLKVNINEDIIRQSNKDFGIVTISLTDMKPMELYIEDIPKGKLINYLIASSSLPVFKREKLDGKFFLDGGFYNNLPANLLISKGYKDLIMVRLNSMGRIPKVNEDGLNIINIKPIEDLGRVLDFSGNRARRNIKLGYFDTLKVLQGLKGIKYYINLEQEKDYFKEHLLNLSEATVNKIGEILGIHEKIPYRRKLFEHIIPRLIELLDIDKNSSYEDIIVSLYEIAAERYDIERFKVYTLEEFKDNILEKFIDTNTSNYREIPSIFKQSDLIVKAFRKDILNKIVDELLNSEKSWATNI